One window of the Zea mays cultivar B73 chromosome 3, Zm-B73-REFERENCE-NAM-5.0, whole genome shotgun sequence genome contains the following:
- the LOC100283093 gene encoding reticulon-4-interacting protein 1: MWWRAVRRRWVATARPASSAAAGAEKSCRAVVVPRFGGPEVLEVRQGMPVPDLKPQEVLVRARAVSINPLDLRMRCGYGRSIFEPLLPLIIGRDISGEVAATGTLASSFSIGQEVFGSLHPTALRGTYADYAILSLDELTLKPSTLSHVEASAIPFAALTAWRALHGTARISEGQRVLVIGGGGAVGLAAVQLAVAAGCVVSATCGTQSIERVMGVGAEQAIDYTAEDTEAAIKGKFDAVLDTIGVPETERIGINVLRRGGHYMTLQGEAAALADRYGLAVGLPAATAVLLKKQMQYRYSHGIEYWWTYMRADAEGLHEIQRLSGAGKLQIPVEKTFPISHVREAHAAKEKKLAPGKVVLEFD; encoded by the exons ATGTGGTGGAGGGCGGTGAGGCGCCGGTGGGTCGCGACGGCGCGGCCCGCGTCCTCCGCGGCGGCGGGGGCGGAGAAGAGCTGCCGCGCCGTGGTGGTGCCGCGTTTCGGTGGGCCGGAGGTGCTCGAGGTCAGGCAGGGCATGCCTGTGCCCGATCTGAAGCCGCAGGAGGTGCTCGTGCGCGCACGCGCTGTCTCTATCAACCCCCTGGACCTCCGA ATGCGATGTGGCTATGGGCGCTCCATATTCGAACCACTCCTACCTCTGATCATTGGTCGGGACATTAGCGGTGAAGTTGCGGCCACCGGAACTTTGGCATCGTCTTTTTCTATTGGCCAAGAAGTGTTTGGTTCGTTGCATCCAACTGCTCTCAGAGGGACATATGCTGATTATGCTATCCTGTCACTGGACGAGCTTACTCTCAAACCATCTACACTCAGTCATGTG GAGGCTAGTGCAATCCCGTTTGCTGCTTTGACTGCATGGCGCGCTTTACATGGTACGGCTCGTATTTCTGAAGG ACAAAGAGTTCTTGTGATTGGTGGAGGAGGAGCGGTTGGATTAGCTGCTGTTCAACTTGCGGTGGCTGCTGGGTGTGTGGTTTCTGCTACCTGTGGAACACAAAGTATTGAGCGAGTTATGGGAGTTGGTGCTGAACAAGCTATTGACTACACTGCTGAG GATACTGAAGCAGCAATTAAAGGAAAGTTTGATGCTGTTTTAGACACCATAGGAGTACCTGAGACAGAAAGAATTGGCATCAATGTTCTTAGGAGAGGTGGACACTATATGACCCTTCAG GGAGAAGCAGCTGCCCTAGCAGATAGGTATGGATTGGCTGTAGGGCTTCCTGCTGCTACTGCTGTTTTACTAAAGAAACAGATGCAGTATCGTTATTCTCATGGAATAG AGTATTGGTGGACATACATGAGAGCTGACGCCGAAGGCCTTCACGAGATCCAAAGGCTATCTGGAGCTGGGAAACTACAGATACCTGTGGAGAAGACCTTTCCCATCAGCCATGTAAGAGAAGCTCATGCGGCCAAGGAGAAAAAGTTGGCTCCTGGCAAGGTGGTTCTGGAATTCGATTAA
- the LOC100283093 gene encoding reticulon-4-interacting protein 1 isoform X1 — protein MWWRAVRRRWVATARPASSAAAGAEKSCRAVVVPRFGGPEVLEVRQGMPVPDLKPQEMRCGYGRSIFEPLLPLIIGRDISGEVAATGTLASSFSIGQEVFGSLHPTALRGTYADYAILSLDELTLKPSTLSHVEASAIPFAALTAWRALHGTARISEGQRVLVIGGGGAVGLAAVQLAVAAGCVVSATCGTQSIERVMGVGAEQAIDYTAEDTEAAIKGKFDAVLDTIGVPETERIGINVLRRGGHYMTLQGEAAALADRYGLAVGLPAATAVLLKKQMQYRYSHGIEYWWTYMRADAEGLHEIQRLSGAGKLQIPVEKTFPISHVREAHAAKEKKLAPGKVVLEFD, from the exons ATGTGGTGGAGGGCGGTGAGGCGCCGGTGGGTCGCGACGGCGCGGCCCGCGTCCTCCGCGGCGGCGGGGGCGGAGAAGAGCTGCCGCGCCGTGGTGGTGCCGCGTTTCGGTGGGCCGGAGGTGCTCGAGGTCAGGCAGGGCATGCCTGTGCCCGATCTGAAGCCGCAGGAG ATGCGATGTGGCTATGGGCGCTCCATATTCGAACCACTCCTACCTCTGATCATTGGTCGGGACATTAGCGGTGAAGTTGCGGCCACCGGAACTTTGGCATCGTCTTTTTCTATTGGCCAAGAAGTGTTTGGTTCGTTGCATCCAACTGCTCTCAGAGGGACATATGCTGATTATGCTATCCTGTCACTGGACGAGCTTACTCTCAAACCATCTACACTCAGTCATGTG GAGGCTAGTGCAATCCCGTTTGCTGCTTTGACTGCATGGCGCGCTTTACATGGTACGGCTCGTATTTCTGAAGG ACAAAGAGTTCTTGTGATTGGTGGAGGAGGAGCGGTTGGATTAGCTGCTGTTCAACTTGCGGTGGCTGCTGGGTGTGTGGTTTCTGCTACCTGTGGAACACAAAGTATTGAGCGAGTTATGGGAGTTGGTGCTGAACAAGCTATTGACTACACTGCTGAG GATACTGAAGCAGCAATTAAAGGAAAGTTTGATGCTGTTTTAGACACCATAGGAGTACCTGAGACAGAAAGAATTGGCATCAATGTTCTTAGGAGAGGTGGACACTATATGACCCTTCAG GGAGAAGCAGCTGCCCTAGCAGATAGGTATGGATTGGCTGTAGGGCTTCCTGCTGCTACTGCTGTTTTACTAAAGAAACAGATGCAGTATCGTTATTCTCATGGAATAG AGTATTGGTGGACATACATGAGAGCTGACGCCGAAGGCCTTCACGAGATCCAAAGGCTATCTGGAGCTGGGAAACTACAGATACCTGTGGAGAAGACCTTTCCCATCAGCCATGTAAGAGAAGCTCATGCGGCCAAGGAGAAAAAGTTGGCTCCTGGCAAGGTGGTTCTGGAATTCGATTAA